The genomic interval CGTCCCGAGCCGTTGCCCCGCATCAGCCGCTCGACCTCCTCCGCGGAGACGAGGTTGTAATCGCCGTCGATCGTATGTTTGAGACACGAAGCCGCCGCCGCGAACTCCAGAGCCCGGGCATCGTCTCCGGGCCAGGCGAGCAGGCCGTGGATCAGCCCGCCGGCAAAGGAGTCGCCGCCGCCCACACGATCGACGATATGCGTGATGTCGTAACGTTTCGAACGGTAGAGACGCCGTCCGTCGCAGAGCACCCCGCCCCAGGTGTTGCGGCTCGCGTTGATCGACCCGCGCAGGGTGACGGCCACCTTCCGCAGACGCGGGAAACGTTCCATGAGCCGGCGGCAGACATCCCCGAAACGGCGACTGTCGATCCCGCCGCCCGCAGTCGCAGCGTCGAAACCCTCGGGTTTGATACCGAAGACCTTCTCGGCATCCTCCTCGTTGGCGATCGCCACGTCGCAGCCCGCCACCAGGCGGGGCATCACCTCGGCGGCCGTCTTGCCGTATTTCCAGAGTTTGTCGCGGTAATTCAGGTCGCACGAAACGGGGACCTGCATCCGATTGGCCGCTTCGACGGCCTCCCGGCAGGCTTCGGCCGCTCCGGCGCTGATCGCCGGCGTGATTCCCGTCCAATGGAACCACGACGCTCCCTCGAATACCCGCTCCCAGTCGATCATCCCCGGGCGGATCCCGGCCATCGAGGAGTGCGCCCGGT from Alistipes dispar carries:
- a CDS encoding sugar kinase, which produces MKKVVTFGEIMLRLAAPGNQRFCQANRFDATFGGGEANVAVSLANYGYVAQFVTRMPENDLAAACLMDLHKYGVRTDHVVFGGERLGIYFLETGAVSRPGKVVYDRAHSSMAGIRPGMIDWERVFEGASWFHWTGITPAISAGAAEACREAVEAANRMQVPVSCDLNYRDKLWKYGKTAAEVMPRLVAGCDVAIANEEDAEKVFGIKPEGFDAATAGGGIDSRRFGDVCRRLMERFPRLRKVAVTLRGSINASRNTWGGVLCDGRRLYRSKRYDITHIVDRVGGGDSFAGGLIHGLLAWPGDDARALEFAAAASCLKHTIDGDYNLVSAEEVERLMRGNGSGRVSR